A genomic region of Pongo pygmaeus isolate AG05252 chromosome 7, NHGRI_mPonPyg2-v2.0_pri, whole genome shotgun sequence contains the following coding sequences:
- the TRIB1 gene encoding tribbles homolog 1, with translation MRVGPVRSAMSGASQPRGPALLFPAARGVPAKRLLDADDAAAVAAKCPRLSECSSPPDYLSPPGSPCSPQPPPAASGAGGGSGSAPGPSRIADYLLLPLAEREHVSRALCIHTGRELRCKVFPIKHYQDKIRPYIQLPSHSNITGIVEVILGETKAYVFFEKDFGDMHSYVRSRKRLREEEAARLFKQIVSAVAHCHQSAIVLGDLKLRKFVFSTEERTQLRLESLEDTHIIKGEDDALSDKHGCPAYVSPEILNTTGTYSGKAADVWSLGVMLYTLLVGRYPFHDSDPSALFSKIRRGQFCIPEHISPKARCLIRSLLRREPSERLTAPEILLHPWFESVLEPGYIDSEIGTSDQIVPEYQEDSDISSFFC, from the exons ATGCGGGTCGGTCCGGTGCGCTCTGCCATGAGCGGCGCCTCGCAGCCCCGCGGCCCGGCCCTGCTGTTCCCAGCCGCCCGAGGCGTCCCGGCCAAACGCCTGCTGGACGCCgacgacgcggcggccgtggcgGCCAAGTGCCCGCGCCTCTCCGAGTGCTCCAGCCCCCCGGACTACCTCAGCCCCCCCGGCTCGCCCTGCAGCCCGCAGCCCCCGCCTGCCGCTTCGGGGGCCGGCGGCGGCTCCGGGAGCGCGCCGGGGCCCAGCCGCATCGCCGACTACCTGCTGCTGCCCCTAGCCGAGCGCGAGCATGTGTCCCGGGCGCTGTGCATCCACACTGGCCGCGAGCTGCGCTGCAAG GTGTTTCCCATTAAACACTACCAGGACAAAATCAGGCCTTACATCCAGCTGCCATCGCACAGCAACATTACCGGCATTGTGGAAGTGATCCTTGGGGAAACCAAGGCCTACGTCTTCTTTGAGAAAGACTTTGGGGACATGCACTCCTATGTGCGAAGCCGGAAGAGGCTGCGGGAAGAGGAAGCCGCCCGGCTCTTCAAGCAGATTGTCTCCGCCGTCGCCCACTGCCACCAGTCAGCCATCGTGCTGGGGGACCTGAAGCTTAGGAAGTTCGTCTTCTCCACGGAGGAGAG AACCCAGCTCAgactagaaagtctagaagacACACACATAATCAAGGGGGAAGATGATGCTTTGTCAGACAAACATGGCTGCCCGGCCTACGTGAGCCCTGAGATCCTCAACACCACTGGGACCTACTCCGGAAAGGCTGCGGACGTTTGGAGCCTGGGGGTGATGCTCTACACCCTTCTGGTTGGACGATACCCCTTCCATGACTCAGACCCCAGTGCCCTTTTCTCCAAAATTCGGCGTGGACAGTTCTGCATTCCTGAACACATTTCCCCCAAAGCCAGGTGCCTCATTCGCAGCCTCTTGAGACGGGAGCCCTCCGAGAGACTCACTGCCCCGGAGATCCTACTGCACCCCTGGTTTGAGTCCGTCTTGGAACCTGGGTACATCGACTCAGAAATAGGAACTTCAGACCAGATCGTTCCAGAGTACCAGGAGGACAGTGACATTAGTTCCTTCTTCTGCTAA